In Erpetoichthys calabaricus chromosome 4, fErpCal1.3, whole genome shotgun sequence, one genomic interval encodes:
- the atp5pf gene encoding ATP synthase-coupling factor 6, mitochondrial — protein sequence MNVQRLSQLFPQVRTLVTKHLCRNLGLSAVAFNKAKELDPVQKLFVDKIREYNTKSKAAGGGAVEAGPEFDKDMSDELAKLQRLYGGGDLTKFPDFKFTDPKLEDLTSK from the exons ATGAATGTGCAGCGCCTCTCGCAGCTCTTTCCCCAAGTGCGGACTTTAGTAACCAAGCACCTATGCAGGAACCTCGGCCTGTCTGCTGTGGCGTTTAATAAAGCCAAGGAATTGGACCCTGTGCAGAAGCTCTTTGTAGATAAGATTCGGGAATATAACACTAAGAGCAA gGCTGCTGGAGGAGGAGCTGTTGAAGCTGGACCAGAGTTTGACAAGGACATGAGTGATGAGCTGGCTAAACTCCAGAGACTCTATGGTGGAGGTGACCTCACTAAATTTCCAGATTTCAAATTCACTG